The Streptomyces pactum genome contains a region encoding:
- a CDS encoding zinc-dependent alcohol dehydrogenase: MTRMTRTATPTARTRRTARAFWVDSPGAGAIRGVELAAPGADEVLVRTLFSGVSRGTETLVFGGRVPENQYAAMRAPFQEGDFPGPVKYGYLNVGVVEEGPDALVGRTVFCLYPHQTRYVVPAAAVTPVPPEVPAGRAVLAGTVETAVNALWDAAPLVGDRIAVVGGGMVGCSVAALLSRFPGVRVQLVDTDPARAETAEALGVGFASPADALGGLDLVVHASATEAGLARSLELLRPEGTVLELSWYGDRRVALPLGEAFHSRRLTLHSSQVGTVSPARGATRTYADRLALALDLLADPALDALVTGESAFTELPDVLPGLASGAIPALCHRIRYAGDDD; the protein is encoded by the coding sequence ATGACTCGGATGACGCGGACGGCGACGCCGACGGCGCGGACGAGGCGCACCGCACGTGCGTTCTGGGTCGACTCGCCGGGCGCGGGCGCGATCCGCGGCGTCGAGCTGGCCGCGCCCGGGGCGGACGAGGTGCTCGTGCGCACGCTCTTCAGCGGCGTGAGCCGGGGCACCGAGACGCTCGTCTTCGGCGGCCGGGTGCCCGAGAACCAGTACGCGGCCATGCGCGCGCCGTTCCAGGAGGGGGACTTCCCGGGGCCGGTGAAGTACGGCTACCTCAACGTCGGTGTGGTGGAGGAGGGGCCGGACGCCCTCGTCGGACGTACCGTCTTCTGCCTGTACCCGCACCAGACCCGGTACGTCGTCCCGGCCGCCGCCGTCACCCCGGTGCCCCCGGAGGTCCCCGCCGGACGGGCCGTGCTCGCCGGTACCGTCGAGACCGCCGTCAACGCCCTGTGGGACGCGGCGCCCCTGGTCGGCGACCGGATCGCCGTGGTCGGCGGCGGCATGGTCGGCTGCTCGGTGGCGGCGCTGCTGTCCCGCTTCCCGGGCGTCCGGGTCCAGTTGGTCGACACCGACCCCGCCCGGGCCGAGACCGCAGAGGCGCTCGGCGTCGGTTTCGCGTCCCCCGCCGACGCACTCGGCGGCCTCGACCTCGTCGTGCACGCCAGTGCGACGGAAGCGGGCCTCGCCCGGTCACTCGAACTGCTGCGGCCCGAGGGCACGGTCCTGGAACTGAGCTGGTACGGCGACCGCCGCGTCGCCCTCCCGCTCGGCGAGGCCTTCCACTCCCGGCGCCTGACCCTGCACAGCAGCCAGGTCGGCACGGTCTCCCCGGCACGCGGCGCCACCCGCACCTACGCCGACCGGCTCGCCCTCGCCCTCGACCTGCTCGCCGACCCGGCGCTCGACGCCCTCGTCACCGGCGAGTCCGCGTTCACCGAACTGCCGGACGTGCTCCCGGGGTTGGCGTCCGGAGCGATCCCCGCCCTGTGCCACCGCATCCGGTACGCCGGCGACGACGACTGA